A section of the Larus michahellis chromosome 1, bLarMic1.1, whole genome shotgun sequence genome encodes:
- the SMKR1 gene encoding small lysine-rich protein 1: MRLLQTKGIPWFSLQTYDNSLPLPAVKTSKPKRGKSKSSKKKVKKVEKEVDILSPAAMLNAYYICNSAAACLEFRGFAWPGSPRKRGKKGKKRAAGKQRTS, translated from the exons ATGAGGCTGCTCCAGACAAAAGGCATTCCCTGGTTCTCTCTGCAGACTTATGACAACAGTTTGCCCTTACCC GCAGTTAAAACTAGCAAACCCAAGCGTGGCAAAAGCAAAAGCtccaaaaagaaagtaaagaaggtGGAGAAGGAAGTGGATATCCTCAGCCCAGCTGCCATGCTCAACGCCTACTACATCTGCAACAGTGCCGCTGCCTGCCTGGAGTTTCGGGGCTTTGCCTGGCCTGGCTCCCCcagaaagagggggaagaaaggaaagaaacggGCGGCTGGAAAGCAAAGGACTTCATGA